The stretch of DNA TGGCCCGCTCGCTGGGCCGGCCCCTTCCGTCGCCCGGCGCGGCGACTGCTCCCTGACGCGACCGATGCAGATGCGTACCGTTCTAGTTCCCGCCCTGTTCGTCACCCTGTCCGCCTGCGGCGGCGACGCCGAAGCCGGCGGCGCGGCGGGCGGCCCCGCCCGCGGCGGCGGCCCCAGCGTCACGCTGGCCGCCACCGACGTCGCCAACCCGCGCATGGCCCCGCTGGAGGCGGCCGTGGCCGTCACCGGCACGCTGGAGCCGCTGGAGCGCTCCGAAGTGCGCGCCCGGCTGGAGGGCGACGTGGAGCAGGTGCTGGTGCGCGAGGGGCAGGCGGTGAGCGCCGGGCAGCTGCTGGCCCGCTTCAACGCCGGCGACCAGGCCGGCAACGCCCGCAGCGCCGACGCCGACGTGGCCGCCGCGCGCTCCGAGCTGAGCACCGCGCAGTGGAGCCTGGAGCAGAACCGCGAGCTGTACCAGCAGGGCGCCATTCCGGAGCGCGACGTGCGGGTGAGCGAGCAGGCGGTGGCGGCGGCGCGCGCCCGGGTGGCGGCGGCCGCGGCCCGCTCCGGCACCAGCCGCCGCGAAGTGACCGACACCCGTGTCGTCGCGCCCGTCAATGGGATCGTCGAAAAGCGGGTGGTGAACCCGGGCGAGCACGTGAACCAGAACGCCCCGCTCTTCACCATCGTCCGCGGCGACGTGCTGGAGCTGGCCGCCGCCGTCCCCGAGCGCGACGCCCAGAGCGTGCGCCCCGGGCAGGACGTGCGCTTCACGGCGGAGGGCACGCAGTTCACCGGCCGCGTGGCGCGCATGAGCCCGTCGGTGGACCCGGCCACCCGCGCGGTGACCGTGTACGTGCAGGTGCCCAACGCCGAGGGCCGGCTGCGCGCCGGCAGCTTCGCCAGCGGCCGCATCGTGTCGCGCACCGTGCAGGACGCGCTGGTGGTTCCCGCCGCGGCCGTGCGCGAGGGGCGCGAGGGCGGCCCCCGCGTGGTGTACCGCGTGGTGAACGGCAAGCTGGAGATGGCGCCCGTGACGGTGGGGCTCACGGATGAGGCCGCCGGGCTGGTGCAGATCACCCAGGGCCTCACCGAGTCCGACCGCGTGGTGGTGGGCAACGTGGGCGTGCTGGGCGCGGGGATGACGGTGCGGATGGCCGGCGAAGGCCGCGGCGGCGCCGACGGCGCGGGCAAGGCCAAGGGCGGCGCGGGCCGCTGACGCGGCGGTTCTTTCTTATTCTTTTGTCTTAGTTTTCGCGGGAGCGCGGGATGTTTCTTTCCGACGTATCCATCCGGCGGCCGGTGTTCGCCACGATGATGATGGTGACGCTGGTCGTCCTTGGCCTGGCCGGCTACCAGCGCCTGGCCGTGGACGAGTACCCCGACGTGGCGTATCCCACCGTCGTGGCGCAGACCAGCTACCCCGGCGCATCGCCCCAGGTGATGGAGCGCGAGGTGTCGCGCCCCATCGAAGAAGCGCTCAACACGGTGCAGGGGATCGACGAGATCACCAGCACCTCGCTGGAGGGCAGCTCGCTGGTGCGCGTGCAGCTCAAGCTGGGCGTGGACGTGATGGATGCGCAGCAGGAAGTGCAGTCCAAGATCGCCCGCATCCGCCGGCAGCTTCCCGAAGACATCGACGACCCGGTCATCATCCGCTTCGATCCCAACGAGCGGGCCATCATGTCCATCGCCGTGCAGAGCAGCGGCCGGTCGATGCGCGAGCTGACGGACCTGGCGGACCAGGTGATCAGCACCCGGCTGGAAGCACTGTCCGGCGTGGGCGGCGTGAACCTGGTGGGCGGCACCGAGCGTCAGATCCGCGTGCAGCTGGACCCGGCCTCCATGCGCTCGTACGGCATCGCGCCGCCGCAGGTGGCGCAGGCGCTGCAGCGCGAAAACCAGGAAGTGCCCGCCGGCCGCGTGCGCCGCGGCGACCAGGAGCGCCTCGTCCGCATCACCGGGCGCGTGGAGGATCCCAAGACGTTCCAGGACGTGACCGTCGCGGTGCGCAACGGCGTTCCCGTGCGGCTGGGCGACGTGGGCAGCGTGGTGGACGGTACGGCCGAGGCCCGCAGCGCCAGCTTTCTGAACGACGGGCGCGCGCTTTCCATCGAAATCCTCAAGATCAGCGGCAGCAACACGGTGGAGGTGGCCGACCGCGTGCGCGCCGCCGTCGCCGAGATGCAGCGCCAGCTTCCGTCCGACGTCAAGATGACGGTGGTGACGGACGACTCGCGGCGCATCAAGGAGTCGCTGGCCAGCGTGCAGCACGAGCTGGCGCTGGGCGCGGTGCTGTGCATCGCCATCATCTACCTGTTCCTCAACAGCTGGCGGTCGACGATCATCACCGGGCTGGCGCTGCCCATCTCCATCATCTCGGCGTACTTCGGGATGTGGATGTTCGGCTTCACCATCAACACCATGACGCTGCTGGCGCTGTCGCTGGCCATCGGCCTGCTGATTGACGACGCCATCGTGGTGCGCGAAAACATCGTCCGGCACGTGGAGATGGGGAAAGACCACCACACCGCCGCGCGGGAGGGCACCAGCGAGATCGGGCTGGCCGTCTTCTCGACGACGCTGGCGGTGGTGGCGGTGTTCGTTCCCGTGGCGTTCATGGGCGGGCAGATCGGGATGATCTTCTTTCAGTTCGGCGTGGTGGTGGCGTTCGCGGTGATGATCTCGCTGTTCGTCTCCTTTACGCTGGACCCCATGCTGTCCAGCGTGTGGCCTGACCCGGAGGTGGAGAACCACGAAGGGCGCAGGCGGAACCCCATCCAGCGCTTCGCCCGCCGCTTCAACGACGGCTTCGAGCGCATCGCGGACCGCTACCCCGCGTGGCTTGCCTGGGCGCTGGACCACCGCAAGTCGGTGCTGGGCGGCGCCACGGCCGCGGTCGTCGCATCGATGCTCATCATCCCGCAGCTGGGCTTTGCCTGGGTGCCGGACTTTGACGGCGGGGAGTTCAACGTCAACTTCCGCGTGGCGCCGGGCTCGCGGCTGGAGTACACGGTGGCGCGCGGGCACGAGCTCAGCGATCTGCTGCGCAAGCAGCCGGAGGTGGAGTTCACCTACATGAGCATCGGCGGCGGCTTCCGCGGCACGCCCAACACGGGGCGCGTGTTCGTGAAGCTCAAGGAAAAGAGCGACCGCAAGCGCAACCAGATGGAGATTACGGAAGACCTGCGCGGCGCGCTGCGCAACCTTCCCGGCATCCGCGCCAACATCACCGGCACGCCCACCATCTTTGGCGGCTTCCGCCAGCCGATCCAGGTGAACGTGCAGGGGCCGGAGCAGCAGCAGCTGAAGCTGGCGGCCGCGCAGGTGATGGAGATCCTGGAGTCGGTGCCCGGCCTGGCCGAGGCCACCAGCAGCGACGACGGCGAAATCCCGCAGCTGGACGTGAACGTGGACCGCGAGCAGGCGTGGGCGGCCGGCGTGGGAATCAGTTCGATCGCGACGACGCTGCAGCCGCTGTTCACCGGGCAGCGCGCCACGGAGTGGGAGGACGCGCAGGGCTACACGCACGACGTGGTGGTCGTGTATCCCGACAGCATGCGGACGAGCGCGGCGGACGTGGGCGGCATCGTGGTGCCCAGCACCAACGTGGATCCCGCCAGCGGCCGCCCGGTGATGATTCCGCTGAGCCAGGTGGCCACAGTGCAGGCCGGCGTGGGACCGCAGCAGATCGAGCGCAGCTCGCTGGAGCGGCAGATCAGCATCAGCGCGGGCGTCACGCCGGGCTATCCCATGAGCGAGGTGGCCGACGCGGCGCGCGCGGCGCTGGACTCGGCCGGGCTGCCCACGGGCTACCGGACCGTGTTCCGCGGCGACGTGCAGAACCTGAACGAGACCAAGGGCTACGTGCTGAGCGCCCTGGGGCTGGCGGTGATCTTCATCTACATCGTGCTGGCGTCGCTGTTCGGCTCGTTTCTGCAGCCGCTGGCCATCATGCTGTCGCTGCCGCTTTCGTTCATCGGCGTGGGGCTGGCGCTGCTGCTGACGGGCGGCAACCTGAACGTGTTCACCATGATCGGCATCATCATGCTGATGGGCCTGGTGACCAAGAACGGCATTCTGCTCATCGACTTCGCCAACCAGCAGCGCGAAGAAGGGATGGGCCGGCGCGAGGCGCTGCTATCCGCCGGACGCATCCGCCTGCGGCCCATCATCATGACCACGGTGGCCATGATCTTCGGCATGGTGCCGCTGGCGCTGGCGCTGGGCGAGGGCGCCGAGCAGCGCGCGCCGATGGGCCGCGCGGTGATCGGCGGGCTGATCACGTCGACGGTGCTGACGCTGTTCGTGGTGCCGGTGGTGTACACGCTGCTGGACGACTTCGTGGGTCTGCTGCGCCGGCGCGGCAAGCGGTCCGCGCAGTCTCACGCGCCGCATGCTCCGGTGCGCCCCGAGCCGGTCGCCGCGGACTGACGCGCCGCGCTCGAGGTCGATGAACAGAAGGGCCGCCGATCTCTCGCGATCGGCGGCCCTTTTCTCGTCTGCATGCTTCTACGACAACTGCCGTTTCACACGGAGGTCACGGAGGATGCACGGAGGACACGGAGGAAGAACAAGAACCTCACACAGAGCCACAGAGCCGCAGAGAAGAGACAACTGAAAGCATCACACAGAGTCAGCAGAGTCAACAGCAGGAACAATCATTACTCAGTTAACTCTGTTGACTCTGTGTGAGTCCGATCAGTGCTTTTCCTCTGCGGCTCTGCGTCTCTGTGTGAGGCTTTCGTTTGCTGTTCCTCCGTGTCCTCCGTGCATCCTCCGTGACCTCCGTGTGAAACGGCAGTTCATCACACTCCGCAGCCGAACGAAGCCTGGATGAACGCGAGAGCCCCCGGCGCCGCGTGGGCACCGGGGGCTTTGCGTGATCAGGGCCGAAGCCGAAAGATCAGGGCGTAAACGAGGAGTTCTGCGCCTTGGGAGTACCGCGGCCGCCGGGGCCGTACACAGAGGTGACCGAGGCGTTCCCCCAGTTGCTGCCGTCCATGTTGCTGTTGTCCAGCGCCGGGTTCTTGAGCTCGCGGCTGATTCCGTCCTGCGCCGAGGTGGCGGCCGAGGCGTACTGCGTGCGGTCGACGGTCAGCGTGTCGGAGCCGTACACGCGGGCGATCTTGAACGCGCCCAGACTGTTCGGGAATCCAGTCAGAGTGTACGCGTAATCTACGGGCACGCCACCGTTGCTGGTGGTGTTGGCGGACTTGCCCAGCACCACGTACGCACCCGGGAGAACCTCGAGCGGCGAAGAGATCAGGTGGTACGCACGGCGACCCGATGCGGCGGAGTCGGCGACCACCAGGTTCTGCATGTCCACCGGCCGCGTACCCGCGTTGTACACTTCAACCCACTCGCCGGTGAGGTCGGGATTGGAGTTGAAGTTCGCGGGATTGACGAGCACCTCGTTGATCACCAGCAGGTACTGCACATCCGTCTCGATGTACACCTTGAAGGAGACGTTGCTGGCCGTCTGCGGCACGCTCAGCTGCCACGTGTGCGCGGCCGAAACCTGGTTCTGCGTCAGGATCTCGTGGTAGGCAAAGAACGGCTGCTGCAGCCCGGTGAACTCCGCGACGCCGTCCGCGTTGGCCACGGTGGCTGTTCCCGTTCCGTTGGTCACCGTGGGGCCGGTGTGAAAGAAGGCCTGGATCCCCTGCGGGTCCGCCACCGTGCCGTCCGGCGTACCCATGGCTTCGTTCATCAGGTTCTGCACCGTCACGTCGAACTGAAAGATTTCCGTTCCCGGATTGTACGACGCGTTGCTGGACGTGAGCACCAGGTTCGTGTACTGGCCGCCGACGACGACGCGGCTGCCGCTGCCGGCGGGAGCCGCGGGCGCGCAGCTCACCGTGGCGGAGCGGATGTTGGCATTGCACTCGAACAGCTGCAGCGCGGACTCGGGCACATCGCGGCGGACAGTGCCCTGCACGGCGGCGGGCTGCTGGTCGCCGCACGCCGCGGCAAACACGAGGGATGCGGCCGCCGCAAGACGCACGGGGAGCCGCTCCGAGTTCAGGAATCGCAAGAGGTACTTTCGCGGGAGGATCACATGATGTGGTGCAGAGCTGCAACGCTCAATGATAACGGCACCGGCGTACGGCAGGAAGGCCGTTTTTCCCGTCGATTCCCGCGCAATGGTGCACTCCTGGTTCGCGAAACGACGGAGCCCCCGGCGCCGCGTGGGCGCCGGGGGCTCTGTTCAATTCATCCCGCGTGAAAGGGAGAGGTCAGGGCGTGAACACCGAGTTCTGCGCCTTGGGCGTGCCGCGCCCGTTGGTGCCGTAGAACGGGGCGTCGGAGGCGCTGCCCCAGTTGCTGCCGTCCATGTTGGAGTTGTCCAGCGCCGGGTTCAGCAGCTCGCGCGAGATGCCGGCCTGCGCCGAGATCGCCGCGTTGCCGTACTGGGTCCGGCCCAGGGTAAGCGTATCGCCGGGAACGCTGCCCAGGCGCGAGATCTTGAGGGCGTCCACCGAGTTGGCCAGCGCAATGGTTCCACCGTACGAGTAGTCCACCGGAACCCCGCCGTTGCTGACGGTGTTGGTGCTCGCGCCCAGAACCACGTACGCGCCCGGCGCCACCGTCAGCAGCGACGCGATGCGATGGTACGGCCGCCGCCCCGATCCCGCCGAGTCGGCGATCAGCAGTCCCTGCATCTGCACCGGCAGACGGCCCGCGTTGTACACTTCGAACCACTCGCGGTCGGTGTCGACGCCGGGGCCGTTGGGGTCCGGGTTCAGGGGGTTCACCATCACCTCGTTGATCACCAGCAGGTACTGCACGGTCGTTTCGATGTAGATCTTGAACGACACGGTGCTCGCGGTGGTCGGCACGTTCAACTGCCACGTGTGCGACTGCGACACCTCGTCCTTCTGCAGGATCTCGTTGTAGGTGAAGTACGGCTGGTCTTCACCCGTGATGGAGGCGACGCCGTCGGCGTTGGCCACACTGGCCGAGCCCGTTCCGCTGGTGACCGTGGGGCCGGTGTGGAAGAAGGCGCGAATGCCACCCGGATCCACCGCCACGCCGTTCGCGGTGCCCAGCGCCTCGTTCAACAGGTTCTGCACCGTCACGTCGAACGAAAAGATCTGCGTGCCCGCATCGTATCCGGTGTTGCTGGACGTCAGCTTCAGGTAATCATTCTGCCCACCGATGATCGCGCGGCTGCCGCCGCCGGCCGGGGCCGCGGGCGCGCAGTTCACCACCGCGGAGCGGATGTTCGCGGTGCAGTCGAACGCCTGCAGCGCCGTCTTGGGTACGTCGCTGCGCGCGGTGCCCTGCACGGCCACGGGCTGCTGGTCGCCGCACGCCGCGGCCGAAAGCAGGACTCCGGCGGCCAGCAGGCGCCACGCAGCGCGCGGCACAGAGGGAGAGTTCAAGAAAATCTCGTTTCGCGAAAGAAGGCCCGCATCAGGGCGAAGGGAGGGAGATCCAGCCATGACCCGCGTGCGGAGGGGCGAAGCCCGGAGGAACCTCTGGGGCGTAGGCAATTTCCGTGCGGGATTTTCAAATGTTTCCTTTGCGGACGGGAATCAGCGGCTTCCAGCAGATTCACGGATTGACGGCCTTCTTTCATGCGGCCGAACGCACGTGAACCGCGCGGGAACGTGGCCTTGCCTCCATGGGCGACAGGCCTGTTGCGGCCTGGGTGCACCGGCTGCGGGGCGGATGATCGTTCCGGTGGACACACCCTTTCTTGCCGTCACGGCGGGGGGCGCCGGCCGTCCCCCATTGCCTCTCCTGACCCCACGCACCTCCGCCGCGCCGGGTGCTCCGGGTAACGGCGGTACGCGCATTCCGCACGGAGGGGGGACACACGCGAGAGCCCCCGGCGCCGCGTGGCGCCGGGGGCTTCGTTCACCCGTTCCGCGCGAGCGGACGAGGGTCAGGGCGTAAACGCGGAGTTCTGCGCCCTGGGCGTGCCGCGGCCACCGGGGCCGTACACCGACGTGACGGACGCACTGCCCCAGTTGCTGCCGTCCATGTTGCTGTTGTCCAGCGCCGGGTTCTTGAGCTCGCGGCTGACGCCGTCCTGCGCCGAGGTCGCAGCCGACGCGTACTGCGTGCGGTCCAGGGTCAGCGTGTCCGCGCCGTACACGCGGGCGATCTTGAACGCGTCCAGCGAACTCTGCAGCGCAACCGAACCGCCCCACGCATAATCCACCGGCAGGCCGCCGTTGTTCGTGGTGTTGGTCGTGGTGCCCAGCACCACGTACCCGCCCGGGGCGATCACCACGGAGGACGCGATCAGGTGGTACGGGCGGCGCCCCGACGCGGCCGAATCGGCGATCACCAGGTTCTGCAGGTCCACCTTGAGGGTGCCCGCGTTGTAGAGCTCCACGAAGTCGCCATTCGTTTCCATGCTGGTGCCCGACGGATTGACGAGCATTTCGTTGATCACCAGCAGGTACTGCACGTCCGTTTCAACGTACATCTTGAACGCGACGGTGCCGACGCTGGCGGGAGCGCTCAGCTGCCACGTGTGCGCGGCCGACACCTCGTTCTGCCTCAGAATCTCGTGGTAGGCAAAGAACGGCTGCTCAACGCCGGTGATGTCGGCCGTGCCGTCCGCGTTGGCCACGGTAACCGTTCCCGTTCCGCTGGTGACCGCGGGGCCGGCGTGAAAGAACACGCGGATCCCTTCCGGGTCGGGCGTCACGCCGTCCGGGGTGCCCATGGCCTCGTTCAACAGGTTCTGCACCGTCACGTCGAACTGAAAGATCTCCGTCCCCGCATTATACGAGACGTTGCTGGACGTGAGCTTCAGCAGCGAGTTCTGGCCACCCAGAATGTTCCGGCTGCCGTTTCCGGCCGGGGCCGTCGGGGCGCAGTTCACCGCCGCGGCGCGGATGTTCGCCGTGCAGTCAAACTCCTGCAGCGCCGTCTCGGGGACGTTGCCGTCATCGGCGCGCTGCACGGCGGTGGGCTGCTGGTCGCCGCACGCCGCGGCGGCAAGAACAAGCGTCGCCGCCAGCCAGCGGCGGTCGAACGCGGGACGCTTCAGTTTCATTGAACCGGTTTCAGGCGAAAGGTAAAGCCCGAAAGCGGGCGACAGGCAGGCTCACCAAGATAGCGGAATCCGTGCACGGACGCTACACGCGGCACGCGGCGAAAGCGTTTGCGGCGCAAGGGTTTCTCCCCCGTCGTACGGTTCACGACGAAAGCAGAAAACCCCCGGCGCCGCGCGGGCGCCGGGGGCTCCAATCCGTCCGTACCCGCCGAAGCGGGACGAACTCAGGGCGTGTACGTGGAGTTCTGCGCCTTGGGCGTGCCGCGGGTGGTCGTGGACCCGTAGGTGTAGGTGGCCGTCACTGCCGTAGTCGCCCAGTTGCTGCCATCCATGTTGGAGTTGTCCAGCGCCGGGTTCCGGAGCTCGCGGCTGATGCCTTCCTGCGCCGACGTAGCGGCCGACGCGTACTGCGTGCGATCCAGCGTCAGCGTGTCGGTTCCGTACACACGAGCAATCTTAATCGCGTCCAGCGAGTTGGCCAGGCTGAAGCTGCCGCCGTACGAGTAGTCGATCGTCGCACCCAGGTTCGAGGCCGGGTTGGTGCTTCCGCCCAGGGTCACGTACGCGCCCGGGGCAACCTTCAGGGAGTTGGCGACCAGGTGATACGGACGGCGCCCGGAAGCGGCGGAGTCGGCAATCACCAGGCCCTTCATGTTCACGGACAGAGTACCGGCGTTGTATACCTCGAAGTATTCCGCGGGCTGCTCGGTGGACACGAGGCCGACCGGGTTCGCCAATACCTCGTTGATCACCAGCAGGTACTGCACGTCCGTTTCAATGTACATCTTGAACGCCACGGTACCGGCGCTGGGAGGAACGCTCAGCTGCCACGTCTTGGCCGACGAAACGGCGTTCCTGGGCAGGATCTGGTTGTACCTGAAGTACGGCTGCTGCGTGCCCGTGATGTCGGCGACGCCGTCCGCGTTGGCCACGGTGGCCGTGCCCGTGCCGCTGGTGACCGCGGGGCCAGCGTGGAAGAACACCCGGATGCCGTCCGGATCCGGCACGGTGCCGTCCGGCGTGCCCATGGCCTCGTTCAACAGGTTCTGCACCGTCACGTCGAACTGAAAGATCTGCGTGCCCGGGTTGTACGACACGTTGCTGGACGTGAGCTTCAGCAGCGAGTTCTGGCCACCCAGGATGTTCCGGCTGCCGCTGCCGGCCGGGGCCGCGGGCGCGCAGTTCACCGCCGCGGCGCGGATGTTGGCCGTGCAATCAAACGCCTGCAGCGCGGTTTCGGGCACGCTGCCGACTGTCGGGCGCTGCACCTCCACGGGGTGCTGGTCGCCGCACGCCGCGGCGAGCAGGAGCATCGAAGCCGCCACGATCCGGGCGCAGGAACGCTCCGGAGTCGGGAGTCGTAGAAAGGTCATCTGCAGGGGGATCGCGTGAGGTGATACGAAGGTGTTACCCCACCAAAGATAATGACAGACAGGCATGCGGAAAAGTCCGGATGCCGCAACAGCATGGACTGTCACGAAAGTCACTTTGTGAGTTTCTCCGCACAAAAAAGCCCCCGGCGCCGCATGGGGCGCCGAGGGCTTTCGGTCATCAAGCCGAAACCGCGGAGGTCAGGGCGTGTAGGTGGAGTTCTGCGCCTTGGGCGTACCCCTGCCGCCGGGGCCGTACACCGCGGTCACCAGCGCGCTCGCCCAGTTGCTGCCGTCCATGTTGCTGTTGTCCAGCAGCGGGTTCTTCAGTTCGCGGCTGATTCCGTCCTGCGCCGAGGTGGCGGCCGACGCGTACTGCACGCGGTCCAGTGTCAGCGTGTCGGTGCCCACCACGCGGGCGATCTTGAGGGCGTCCAGCGAGTTGGCCAGGGCGATCACGTTGCCGTACGCGTAATCCACCGGCACGCCGCCGTTGGCGGTAGTGTTGGTGCTCTGCCCCAGCACCACGTACCCGCCCGAAGGCACCACGAGCGAGGACGAGATCAGGTGGTACGGCCGGCGCCCGGATTGGGCGGAGTCGGCGATCACCAGGTTCTGAAGATTCACCTTCAGCGTTCCCGCGTTGTACACCTCGAACCACTCGCCGTTGACGTCGGGGTTCGTGTTGTAGTTCGCGGGGTTGGCCAGCACCTCGTTGATCACCAGCAGGTACTGCACGTCCGTTTCGATGTAGATCTTGAACGACACGCTGCCCACGGACGCCGGCGCGCTGAGCTGCCACGTCTTGGACGACGAAACCTCGTCCTTGCTCAGGATCTCGTTGTAGGCGAAGTACGGCTGCTCTTCACCCGTGATGTCGGCGACGCCGTCCGCGTTGGCCACACTGACCGAACCCGTGCCGCTGGTGACCGTGGGGCCGGCGTGAAAGAACGCCCGGATGCCTTGCGGGT from Longimicrobium terrae encodes:
- a CDS encoding lamin tail domain-containing protein; translated protein: MTFLRLPTPERSCARIVAASMLLLAAACGDQHPVEVQRPTVGSVPETALQAFDCTANIRAAAVNCAPAAPAGSGSRNILGGQNSLLKLTSSNVSYNPGTQIFQFDVTVQNLLNEAMGTPDGTVPDPDGIRVFFHAGPAVTSGTGTATVANADGVADITGTQQPYFRYNQILPRNAVSSAKTWQLSVPPSAGTVAFKMYIETDVQYLLVINEVLANPVGLVSTEQPAEYFEVYNAGTLSVNMKGLVIADSAASGRRPYHLVANSLKVAPGAYVTLGGSTNPASNLGATIDYSYGGSFSLANSLDAIKIARVYGTDTLTLDRTQYASAATSAQEGISRELRNPALDNSNMDGSNWATTAVTATYTYGSTTTRGTPKAQNSTYTP
- a CDS encoding lamin tail domain-containing protein, giving the protein MRFLNSERLPVRLAAAASLVFAAACGDQQPAAVQGTVRRDVPESALQLFECNANIRSATVSCAPAAPAGSGSRVVVGGQYTNLVLTSSNASYNPGTEIFQFDVTVQNLMNEAMGTPDGTVADPQGIQAFFHTGPTVTNGTGTATVANADGVAEFTGLQQPFFAYHEILTQNQVSAAHTWQLSVPQTASNVSFKVYIETDVQYLLVINEVLVNPANFNSNPDLTGEWVEVYNAGTRPVDMQNLVVADSAASGRRAYHLISSPLEVLPGAYVVLGKSANTTSNGGVPVDYAYTLTGFPNSLGAFKIARVYGSDTLTVDRTQYASAATSAQDGISRELKNPALDNSNMDGSNWGNASVTSVYGPGGRGTPKAQNSSFTP
- a CDS encoding lamin tail domain-containing protein; amino-acid sequence: MNSPSVPRAAWRLLAAGVLLSAAACGDQQPVAVQGTARSDVPKTALQAFDCTANIRSAVVNCAPAAPAGGGSRAIIGGQNDYLKLTSSNTGYDAGTQIFSFDVTVQNLLNEALGTANGVAVDPGGIRAFFHTGPTVTSGTGSASVANADGVASITGEDQPYFTYNEILQKDEVSQSHTWQLNVPTTASTVSFKIYIETTVQYLLVINEVMVNPLNPDPNGPGVDTDREWFEVYNAGRLPVQMQGLLIADSAGSGRRPYHRIASLLTVAPGAYVVLGASTNTVSNGGVPVDYSYGGTIALANSVDALKISRLGSVPGDTLTLGRTQYGNAAISAQAGISRELLNPALDNSNMDGSNWGSASDAPFYGTNGRGTPKAQNSVFTP
- a CDS encoding lamin tail domain-containing protein; translated protein: MKLKRPAFDRRWLAATLVLAAAACGDQQPTAVQRADDGNVPETALQEFDCTANIRAAAVNCAPTAPAGNGSRNILGGQNSLLKLTSSNVSYNAGTEIFQFDVTVQNLLNEAMGTPDGVTPDPEGIRVFFHAGPAVTSGTGTVTVANADGTADITGVEQPFFAYHEILRQNEVSAAHTWQLSAPASVGTVAFKMYVETDVQYLLVINEMLVNPSGTSMETNGDFVELYNAGTLKVDLQNLVIADSAASGRRPYHLIASSVVIAPGGYVVLGTTTNTTNNGGLPVDYAWGGSVALQSSLDAFKIARVYGADTLTLDRTQYASAATSAQDGVSRELKNPALDNSNMDGSNWGSASVTSVYGPGGRGTPRAQNSAFTP
- a CDS encoding efflux RND transporter periplasmic adaptor subunit; this encodes MRTVLVPALFVTLSACGGDAEAGGAAGGPARGGGPSVTLAATDVANPRMAPLEAAVAVTGTLEPLERSEVRARLEGDVEQVLVREGQAVSAGQLLARFNAGDQAGNARSADADVAAARSELSTAQWSLEQNRELYQQGAIPERDVRVSEQAVAAARARVAAAAARSGTSRREVTDTRVVAPVNGIVEKRVVNPGEHVNQNAPLFTIVRGDVLELAAAVPERDAQSVRPGQDVRFTAEGTQFTGRVARMSPSVDPATRAVTVYVQVPNAEGRLRAGSFASGRIVSRTVQDALVVPAAAVREGREGGPRVVYRVVNGKLEMAPVTVGLTDEAAGLVQITQGLTESDRVVVGNVGVLGAGMTVRMAGEGRGGADGAGKAKGGAGR
- a CDS encoding efflux RND transporter permease subunit: MFLSDVSIRRPVFATMMMVTLVVLGLAGYQRLAVDEYPDVAYPTVVAQTSYPGASPQVMEREVSRPIEEALNTVQGIDEITSTSLEGSSLVRVQLKLGVDVMDAQQEVQSKIARIRRQLPEDIDDPVIIRFDPNERAIMSIAVQSSGRSMRELTDLADQVISTRLEALSGVGGVNLVGGTERQIRVQLDPASMRSYGIAPPQVAQALQRENQEVPAGRVRRGDQERLVRITGRVEDPKTFQDVTVAVRNGVPVRLGDVGSVVDGTAEARSASFLNDGRALSIEILKISGSNTVEVADRVRAAVAEMQRQLPSDVKMTVVTDDSRRIKESLASVQHELALGAVLCIAIIYLFLNSWRSTIITGLALPISIISAYFGMWMFGFTINTMTLLALSLAIGLLIDDAIVVRENIVRHVEMGKDHHTAAREGTSEIGLAVFSTTLAVVAVFVPVAFMGGQIGMIFFQFGVVVAFAVMISLFVSFTLDPMLSSVWPDPEVENHEGRRRNPIQRFARRFNDGFERIADRYPAWLAWALDHRKSVLGGATAAVVASMLIIPQLGFAWVPDFDGGEFNVNFRVAPGSRLEYTVARGHELSDLLRKQPEVEFTYMSIGGGFRGTPNTGRVFVKLKEKSDRKRNQMEITEDLRGALRNLPGIRANITGTPTIFGGFRQPIQVNVQGPEQQQLKLAAAQVMEILESVPGLAEATSSDDGEIPQLDVNVDREQAWAAGVGISSIATTLQPLFTGQRATEWEDAQGYTHDVVVVYPDSMRTSAADVGGIVVPSTNVDPASGRPVMIPLSQVATVQAGVGPQQIERSSLERQISISAGVTPGYPMSEVADAARAALDSAGLPTGYRTVFRGDVQNLNETKGYVLSALGLAVIFIYIVLASLFGSFLQPLAIMLSLPLSFIGVGLALLLTGGNLNVFTMIGIIMLMGLVTKNGILLIDFANQQREEGMGRREALLSAGRIRLRPIIMTTVAMIFGMVPLALALGEGAEQRAPMGRAVIGGLITSTVLTLFVVPVVYTLLDDFVGLLRRRGKRSAQSHAPHAPVRPEPVAAD
- a CDS encoding lamin tail domain-containing protein, whose product is MNLRPLASRRWLAAAVLLAAACGDQQPTAVQRPVDGDVPETALQAFDCTASIHSSSVSCAPAAPAGAGSRSILGGQNSLLKLTSSNVSYDAGTEIFQFDVTVQNLLNEAMGTPDGTVPDPQGIRAFFHAGPTVTSGTGSVSVANADGVADITGEEQPYFAYNEILSKDEVSSSKTWQLSAPASVGSVSFKIYIETDVQYLLVINEVLANPANYNTNPDVNGEWFEVYNAGTLKVNLQNLVIADSAQSGRRPYHLISSSLVVPSGGYVVLGQSTNTTANGGVPVDYAYGNVIALANSLDALKIARVVGTDTLTLDRVQYASAATSAQDGISRELKNPLLDNSNMDGSNWASALVTAVYGPGGRGTPKAQNSTYTP